One region of Carbonactinospora thermoautotrophica genomic DNA includes:
- a CDS encoding NACHT N-terminal Helical domain 1-containing protein: MQENCSSSPEPRCSSPPRPCSTDQAGAGLVADPAQPARAGLGEAATGLYDRLLATCCAHVVEYATRQPTFPARAYVEEVRRTGELRRELAEMAAFDEVAKLVNLPRLRRLDLFEQQIAGLYPLADIRQLQELEFWDCDLPADLTSLRSMPSLEHLRLLHYRRRCPEIDLTALAGLPNLRIKVVNARVRGAELFPPGQVQVE, translated from the coding sequence TTGCAGGAGAACTGCTCAAGCTCGCCGGAACCGCGCTGCAGCTCACCGCCAAGGCCCTGCTCGACCGACCAGGCCGGTGCCGGCCTGGTCGCCGATCCCGCCCAGCCGGCCCGCGCCGGGCTGGGTGAGGCCGCCACAGGCCTGTACGACCGGCTGCTGGCCACCTGCTGCGCGCATGTGGTCGAGTACGCCACCCGGCAGCCCACGTTCCCGGCCCGCGCCTACGTGGAGGAGGTACGCCGGACCGGGGAGCTGCGCCGCGAGCTGGCCGAGATGGCCGCCTTCGACGAGGTCGCCAAGCTCGTGAACCTGCCCCGGTTGCGACGCTTGGACCTGTTCGAGCAACAGATCGCCGGTCTCTACCCGCTAGCCGACATACGCCAACTTCAGGAACTGGAGTTCTGGGATTGCGACCTGCCGGCCGACCTGACGTCGCTGCGGTCCATGCCCAGCCTGGAGCACCTGAGATTGTTGCACTACCGCAGGAGATGTCCCGAGATCGACCTCACCGCGCTCGCCGGCCTGCCGAACCTCCGGATCAAGGTGGTCAATGCCCGCGTGCGCGGCGCCGAACTCTTCCCACCCGGCCAGGTGCAGGTCGAGTGA
- a CDS encoding HhH-GPD family protein, producing the protein MPDAYAAIVEPVLDWYAEHARDLPWRRPDAGPWAVLVSEFMLQQTPVSRVLPAYEAWLARWPTPKHLAAEEPGEAVRQWGRLGYPRRALRLHAAAVAITERHGGEVPAAYQALRALPGVGAYTAAAVASFAFRQRHAVLDTNVRRVLARAVRGEEHPPPSTTAGEWRLAESLLPAEPEQAARWAAASMELGALVCTARAPRCADCPIAARCAWRLAGKPPGPPRRGQSYAGTDRQVRGLLLAVLREADGPVPQTALDAVWPDAAQRARALDGLVADGLVEPLDDGRYRLPASPR; encoded by the coding sequence ATGCCCGACGCTTACGCCGCGATCGTCGAACCAGTCCTCGACTGGTACGCCGAGCACGCCCGCGACCTGCCCTGGCGCCGCCCGGACGCCGGCCCCTGGGCCGTGCTGGTGAGCGAGTTCATGCTCCAGCAGACGCCGGTCAGCCGGGTGCTGCCCGCGTACGAGGCGTGGCTGGCCCGCTGGCCCACGCCCAAGCACCTGGCCGCCGAGGAGCCCGGCGAGGCGGTCCGCCAGTGGGGCCGGCTCGGGTACCCGCGCCGTGCGCTGCGCCTGCACGCCGCCGCGGTGGCGATCACCGAGCGCCACGGCGGTGAGGTCCCCGCCGCGTACCAGGCCCTGCGCGCCCTGCCCGGCGTCGGCGCGTACACGGCCGCGGCCGTGGCCTCGTTCGCGTTCCGGCAGCGGCACGCCGTCCTCGACACCAACGTGCGCCGCGTCCTCGCCCGGGCGGTCCGGGGCGAGGAGCACCCGCCGCCGTCCACGACGGCCGGTGAGTGGCGCCTCGCCGAGTCCCTGCTCCCGGCCGAGCCCGAGCAAGCCGCCCGGTGGGCCGCCGCGTCCATGGAGCTGGGCGCCCTGGTGTGCACCGCCCGCGCGCCGCGCTGCGCGGACTGCCCGATCGCCGCGCGCTGCGCCTGGCGGCTCGCCGGCAAGCCCCCGGGCCCGCCACGGCGCGGCCAGTCGTACGCGGGCACCGACCGCCAGGTCCGCGGCCTGCTGCTCGCCGTGCTCCGCGAGGCCGACGGCCCGGTCCCCCAGACGGCCCTGGACGCCGTCTGGCCCGACGCGGCGCAGCGCGCCCGCGCCCTGGACGGCCTGGTCGCCGACGGCCTGGTCGAGCCGCTGGACGACGGCCGGTACCGGCTTCCGGCGTCGCCGCGCTGA
- a CDS encoding Pycsar system effector family protein: MPPTVEPAGPNEALPGPAGVAQPRHLTAAEELQIALETINAFTGWVHNADTKIGILAGVQVTLAVMVASQAEAAIEAANVFGVAAWAVLLVFVACFAASAGYLGRALWPRLAVRGRPNRFAFPSLAACPPEELGQADPARLVAEAWEQAHTLSLIALAKFRYFGRALSWTGAALCCVLAWLATTSLTG, translated from the coding sequence ATGCCACCGACCGTCGAGCCGGCTGGCCCGAACGAGGCGTTACCGGGGCCGGCCGGCGTCGCCCAGCCGCGGCACCTGACCGCGGCCGAGGAACTGCAGATCGCCTTGGAGACGATCAACGCCTTCACCGGGTGGGTGCACAACGCGGACACCAAGATCGGAATCCTGGCCGGGGTGCAAGTGACGCTCGCTGTGATGGTGGCGAGTCAGGCCGAGGCGGCGATCGAGGCCGCGAACGTGTTCGGCGTCGCCGCGTGGGCGGTGCTACTCGTGTTCGTGGCGTGCTTTGCGGCGTCCGCCGGCTACCTGGGCCGCGCGCTGTGGCCCAGGCTCGCGGTGCGCGGTCGGCCCAACCGCTTCGCCTTCCCATCGCTGGCCGCATGCCCGCCCGAAGAGTTGGGTCAAGCTGATCCGGCACGGCTGGTCGCCGAGGCGTGGGAGCAGGCGCACACGCTCTCGCTGATCGCGCTCGCCAAGTTCCGTTACTTCGGCCGCGCCCTGTCGTGGACCGGCGCGGCGTTGTGCTGCGTCCTGGCTTGGCTCGCCACTACGTCGCTGACCGGTTGA
- a CDS encoding Crp/Fnr family transcriptional regulator, producing MGAGAAGVRASGLLAHLAPAARQHLLKLGIARQYEAGEVLLREGERSHHVVLLLSGRVKVTSRAPSGYEAVLAIRGPGDILGELAWLDQMPRSATVTALERVHSRVIAGSTFHGFLLRHPAAALVLTRLVAGRLRAANLRRLQFGAYSVRRRLALVLLELDEWYGRDTPDGRAIDLALSQTDLAGLVGASLESVVKALREFRAEGLIKTRRRHVTILRPQALRDVS from the coding sequence ATGGGCGCTGGGGCGGCCGGGGTCCGAGCCAGTGGACTGTTGGCTCATCTCGCCCCTGCCGCGCGCCAGCACCTGCTGAAGCTGGGCATCGCCCGCCAGTACGAGGCCGGAGAGGTCCTGCTCCGGGAAGGCGAGCGGTCGCACCACGTGGTGCTGCTGCTCAGCGGAAGGGTCAAGGTCACCTCGCGGGCGCCGAGCGGATACGAGGCGGTGCTGGCGATCCGCGGCCCGGGTGACATCCTCGGCGAACTGGCATGGCTGGACCAGATGCCGCGCTCGGCCACGGTCACCGCGCTCGAACGGGTGCACAGCAGGGTGATCGCCGGCTCGACGTTCCACGGGTTCCTGCTGCGCCATCCGGCTGCGGCGTTGGTGCTCACCCGCCTGGTCGCCGGCCGACTACGCGCCGCGAACCTGCGCCGCCTCCAGTTCGGGGCGTACAGCGTCCGGCGGCGGCTGGCCCTCGTCCTGCTCGAACTGGACGAGTGGTACGGACGCGACACCCCGGATGGCCGAGCGATCGATCTGGCGCTCTCGCAGACTGATTTGGCCGGTCTGGTCGGCGCGTCTTTGGAATCGGTGGTCAAGGCCCTGCGCGAGTTCCGCGCCGAAGGACTGATCAAGACCCGTCGACGGCATGTGACGATCCTGCGTCCGCAGGCGCTGCGGGATGTGAGCTGA
- the disA gene encoding DNA integrity scanning diadenylate cyclase DisA produces the protein MATSDRADKGTNPDALLRATLARVAPGTALRDGLERILRGNTGALIVLGYDKTVEQLCTGGFVLDVEFSSTRLRELCKMDGAVVLDRDCTRILRAGVHLVPDPSIPTEETGTRHRTAERVAKQTGFPVISVSQSMRLIALYVAGRRYVLEDSGAILSRANQALATLERYKLRLDEVSGTLSALEIEDLVTVRDVAAVAQRLEMVRRIASEIEGYVVELGNDGRLLALQLDELVAGVDADRELVARDYLPERGGKRTRTVEDVLRDLDELSSNELLDLSLVAKALGYAGADALDAAVSPRGYRLLAKVPRLPNLVIDRLVEHFGSLQKLLAASIDDLQAVEGVGESRARTVREGLSRLAESSILERYV, from the coding sequence GTGGCAACGAGTGACCGGGCCGACAAGGGCACGAACCCGGATGCCCTGCTGCGTGCGACGCTCGCCCGGGTGGCGCCCGGCACCGCTCTACGCGACGGGCTCGAGCGGATCCTGCGCGGCAACACGGGCGCGCTCATCGTGCTCGGCTACGACAAGACGGTCGAGCAGCTGTGCACGGGCGGGTTCGTGCTCGACGTCGAGTTCTCGAGCACCCGACTGCGCGAGCTGTGCAAGATGGACGGCGCCGTCGTCCTGGACCGCGACTGCACGCGGATCCTGCGCGCCGGGGTCCACCTGGTGCCCGACCCGTCGATCCCCACCGAGGAGACCGGCACCCGGCACCGCACCGCGGAGCGGGTGGCCAAGCAGACCGGCTTCCCGGTGATCTCGGTCAGCCAGTCGATGCGGCTGATCGCCCTGTACGTGGCCGGCCGCCGCTACGTGCTGGAGGACTCCGGCGCGATCCTCTCCCGCGCCAACCAGGCCCTGGCCACGTTGGAACGGTACAAGCTGCGCCTGGACGAGGTGTCCGGCACGCTCTCGGCGCTGGAGATCGAGGACCTGGTCACGGTGCGCGACGTGGCCGCGGTCGCGCAGCGCCTGGAGATGGTGCGCCGCATCGCGAGCGAGATCGAAGGGTACGTCGTCGAGCTCGGCAACGACGGTCGGCTGCTCGCCCTGCAACTGGACGAGCTGGTCGCCGGGGTGGACGCGGACCGGGAGCTGGTCGCGCGCGACTACCTGCCCGAGCGTGGGGGCAAGCGCACCCGCACGGTCGAGGACGTGCTTCGCGACCTGGACGAGCTGTCGTCCAACGAGCTGCTCGACCTCTCCCTGGTGGCGAAGGCCCTCGGGTACGCCGGCGCGGACGCCTTGGACGCGGCGGTGTCGCCGCGCGGGTACCGGCTACTGGCCAAGGTGCCGCGGCTGCCGAACCTGGTCATCGATCGGCTGGTCGAGCACTTCGGCAGCCTGCAGAAGCTGCTGGCCGCCAGCATCGACGACCTGCAGGCCGTGGAGGGCGTGGGCGAGTCGCGCGCCCGCACGGTCCGCGAGGGCCTGTCCCGGCTGGCCGAGTCCTCGATCCTCGAGCGGTACGTGTAA
- the radA gene encoding DNA repair protein RadA, with product MAKTSSRTYRCVECGYATAKWLGRCPECQAWGTVEEAGAPKLRTVVPGPVSSPARPIAEVDVEAAQARPTGLAELDRVLGGGLVPGAVVLLAGEPGVGKSTLLLEVAAACARQGATSLVVTGEESAAQVRLRAGRIGALHERLYLAAETDLSATLGHVEAVDPRLLVVDSVQTISSAEVDGAPGGVTQVREVAAALIRVAKERNIATILVGHVTKDGSIAGPRVLEHLVDVVLQFEGDRHSRLRMVRAVKNRFGPTDEVGCFDLNDEGIIGLPDPSGLFLSRRGDPVPGTCVTVTLEGRRPLVAEVQALVAPTSLAMPRRATSGLESSRVAMVLAVLERRGGVRLGNTDIYAATVGGVRLTEPAADLAVALAVASSAADRPLPPDLVAVGEVGLAGEVRRVTGVQRRLAEAARLGFTRALVPPDPGKVPEGVAVTEATDIRAALAALSDACRR from the coding sequence ATGGCCAAGACGTCGAGTCGCACGTACCGCTGCGTCGAGTGCGGGTACGCCACGGCCAAGTGGCTGGGCCGCTGCCCGGAGTGCCAGGCGTGGGGCACGGTGGAGGAGGCCGGCGCGCCCAAGCTGCGCACGGTCGTCCCCGGGCCGGTGAGCAGCCCTGCCCGGCCGATCGCGGAGGTCGACGTCGAGGCGGCGCAGGCCCGGCCGACCGGGCTGGCCGAGCTGGACCGGGTGCTGGGCGGCGGTCTGGTCCCCGGGGCCGTCGTCCTGCTGGCCGGCGAGCCCGGGGTGGGGAAGTCCACCCTGCTGCTGGAGGTGGCCGCCGCGTGCGCCCGCCAAGGCGCGACCAGCCTGGTGGTGACCGGCGAGGAGTCCGCGGCCCAGGTGCGACTGCGCGCCGGGCGCATCGGCGCCCTGCACGAGCGGCTCTACCTCGCGGCCGAGACGGACCTTTCGGCCACGCTCGGGCACGTCGAGGCGGTGGACCCGCGACTGCTGGTCGTCGACTCCGTGCAGACGATCTCCTCGGCCGAGGTCGATGGCGCGCCCGGAGGCGTGACGCAGGTCCGGGAGGTGGCCGCGGCGCTGATCCGGGTGGCCAAGGAACGGAACATCGCCACGATCCTCGTCGGGCACGTCACCAAGGACGGCTCGATCGCCGGCCCACGCGTGCTGGAGCACCTGGTCGACGTGGTCCTGCAGTTCGAGGGCGACCGGCACTCGCGCCTGCGCATGGTGCGCGCGGTGAAGAACCGTTTCGGCCCGACGGACGAGGTCGGCTGTTTCGATCTCAACGACGAGGGCATCATCGGCCTACCCGACCCGAGCGGGCTGTTCCTGTCCCGGCGCGGCGACCCCGTGCCGGGCACCTGCGTGACCGTCACCCTGGAGGGCCGGCGCCCACTGGTCGCCGAGGTGCAGGCCCTGGTCGCGCCCACGTCCCTGGCCATGCCCCGGCGGGCCACGTCCGGCTTGGAGTCGTCTCGGGTCGCGATGGTCCTGGCCGTGCTGGAACGTCGGGGAGGGGTGCGATTGGGCAACACCGACATCTATGCCGCTACCGTAGGCGGAGTAAGGCTGACCGAGCCGGCCGCCGACCTGGCCGTCGCGCTGGCCGTGGCGAGCTCCGCCGCGGACCGACCGCTGCCGCCCGACCTGGTGGCGGTGGGCGAGGTGGGGCTCGCCGGAGAGGTACGCCGGGTCACAGGTGTGCAACGACGACTGGCCGAAGCCGCGCGGCTGGGGTTCACTCGGGCACTGGTACCACCTGATCCCGGGAAGGTGCCCGAGGGGGTGGCCGTGACGGAGGCTACGGACATACGCGCCGCGCTGGCCGCGTTGTCCGATGCGTGCCGTCGTTAG
- a CDS encoding RNA polymerase sigma factor, translated as MKARGLVTALLVGDYQGLIGLFDTYGDDLYDYCWTLLSVKEAIGVVLRDTLVIAYHRIGELSDPDLLTAWVYAIARNQCLCRELPAEPIRRLPRLPADEPGPIARAAAGALPFRERDALELWVRHRLEDREIAAIHGVRVRRARAVRARAAVRLERLFWAYRSAWGHGACDRLRALLADWDGTVSAVEAGPVARHLRRCPACARGVGEESGVHGLWSAEPERAPGGYRAILLTEVRDWTRAARQEEIARRAGRFDRAGFPVPLDRRSWRGRPRRRRAAQ; from the coding sequence GTGAAAGCTCGGGGACTGGTCACCGCCCTGCTCGTGGGCGACTACCAGGGGCTGATCGGGCTCTTCGACACGTACGGGGACGACCTGTACGACTACTGCTGGACGCTGTTGTCCGTCAAGGAGGCCATCGGCGTGGTCTTGCGCGACACGCTGGTCATCGCCTACCACCGGATCGGCGAGCTGTCCGACCCTGACCTGCTGACCGCCTGGGTGTACGCGATCGCGCGCAACCAGTGCCTGTGCCGCGAGCTCCCGGCCGAGCCGATCCGCCGACTGCCCCGGCTGCCGGCCGACGAGCCGGGTCCGATCGCGCGGGCCGCCGCGGGCGCGCTGCCGTTCCGGGAGCGGGACGCGCTGGAGCTGTGGGTGCGGCATCGGCTGGAGGACCGCGAGATCGCCGCGATCCACGGGGTGAGGGTCCGCCGCGCGCGTGCCGTGCGGGCCCGGGCGGCCGTCCGGCTGGAACGGCTGTTCTGGGCGTACCGGTCCGCCTGGGGCCACGGCGCCTGCGATCGGCTGCGCGCGCTGCTCGCCGACTGGGACGGCACCGTCTCGGCCGTCGAGGCCGGCCCGGTGGCCAGGCACCTGCGGCGGTGTCCGGCCTGCGCGCGGGGGGTGGGCGAGGAGTCGGGCGTGCACGGGCTGTGGAGCGCGGAGCCGGAGCGCGCGCCCGGCGGGTACCGGGCGATCCTTCTCACCGAGGTGCGGGACTGGACCCGGGCGGCGCGGCAGGAGGAGATCGCGCGCCGGGCCGGGCGGTTCGACCGGGCCGGTTTCCCCGTGCCGCTGGACCGCCGGAGCTGGCGCGGTCGGCCGCGCCGGCGAAGAGCCGCTCAGTAG
- a CDS encoding BACON domain-containing protein yields the protein MKDITPLAGTVVGDAWGREAAYDAYADGLHTYCLSLLQDHDVAADALYDTFVVADHHIVELRASDRLKPWLYALARNECLRRLRGEVTSSHNLNRAHAEEAVADLERNLRRAELHSLLWPEAQGLDPQAREALELSVRHGLAGPDLAKVLGITPEYAHALLSRAWQEVELTRAVLTVVNAGDVQCRERNRLVGSWDGDLTAQVRKRFKRHLQRCAACETVARGAAGASMLPGMLPLVAAPRALRDRILGDLGAGRRQRKHLEIARRAAHFDAEGFPVPYDRKSGFGRSWRRPAVAAVVVLAASASCLIAWKTNSTEPVTVLAGPQVRAPYHPGADDRRQSPEPPAQADPTAHPTVTPTLTVAPSLTAPKTAAANNRSTLEQPTPARPSRSRPATPGKSGPQPTPSQSTPTPAPGELRLSQQQVDLGDGDQATVTLRNTGGSPVSWRAEYPADLLSVSPASGTLQPGQEQTITITIHNRPAENWQTQITFLPGQLVLTVTGNGTSTPGG from the coding sequence GTGAAGGACATCACCCCCCTCGCTGGGACGGTGGTCGGCGACGCCTGGGGACGGGAGGCCGCGTACGACGCGTACGCCGACGGCCTCCACACGTACTGCCTGTCCCTGCTGCAAGACCACGACGTCGCGGCCGACGCGCTGTACGACACCTTCGTGGTCGCCGACCACCACATCGTCGAGCTGCGCGCCTCGGACCGGCTGAAGCCCTGGCTTTACGCGCTCGCCCGGAACGAGTGCCTGCGCCGGCTCCGCGGCGAGGTCACGTCCTCCCACAACCTGAACCGGGCGCACGCCGAGGAGGCAGTGGCCGACCTGGAACGAAACCTGCGCCGGGCCGAGCTGCACTCGCTGCTCTGGCCGGAGGCGCAGGGGCTGGACCCGCAGGCCCGGGAGGCGCTGGAGCTGTCGGTACGGCACGGGCTGGCCGGCCCCGACCTCGCCAAGGTCCTCGGCATCACGCCGGAGTACGCCCACGCGCTGCTCTCCCGGGCGTGGCAGGAGGTGGAGCTCACCCGGGCGGTCCTCACCGTGGTGAACGCGGGCGACGTCCAGTGCCGGGAGCGGAACCGCCTGGTCGGGAGCTGGGACGGCGACCTGACCGCGCAGGTGCGCAAGCGGTTCAAGCGGCACCTGCAGCGGTGCGCGGCCTGTGAGACCGTGGCCCGTGGCGCGGCCGGCGCCTCGATGCTGCCGGGCATGCTGCCGCTGGTCGCCGCGCCGCGGGCGCTGCGCGACCGGATCCTCGGCGACCTCGGGGCGGGCCGGCGCCAGCGCAAGCACCTGGAGATCGCGCGCCGGGCCGCGCACTTCGACGCGGAGGGGTTCCCCGTACCGTACGACCGGAAGTCCGGGTTCGGGCGGTCGTGGCGCCGGCCGGCGGTCGCGGCGGTGGTCGTGCTCGCCGCGTCCGCGAGTTGTCTGATCGCATGGAAAACGAATTCCACCGAACCGGTGACCGTGCTCGCCGGGCCCCAGGTCAGGGCGCCGTACCACCCTGGGGCCGATGACCGTCGCCAGTCGCCCGAGCCGCCGGCCCAGGCAGACCCCACGGCACATCCCACCGTGACCCCCACGCTCACGGTCGCCCCGAGCCTGACCGCGCCGAAGACCGCGGCGGCCAACAACCGCTCGACGCTGGAGCAGCCGACCCCTGCCCGCCCGTCGCGGAGCCGGCCCGCCACCCCGGGGAAGAGCGGCCCGCAGCCGACGCCGAGCCAGTCCACGCCCACGCCGGCGCCGGGCGAGCTGCGGTTGTCGCAGCAGCAGGTCGACCTGGGGGATGGGGACCAGGCCACGGTCACGCTGCGGAACACCGGCGGCAGCCCGGTCAGCTGGCGGGCGGAGTACCCCGCGGACCTCCTGTCGGTAAGCCCGGCCTCCGGAACGCTCCAGCCCGGGCAGGAGCAGACCATCACCATCACGATCCACAACCGGCCGGCCGAGAACTGGCAGACCCAGATCACCTTCCTGCCCGGCCAGCTCGTGCTCACCGTGACCGGCAACGGCACGTCCACCCCAGGGGGCTGA
- a CDS encoding Ppx/GppA phosphatase family protein, whose product MRLGVLDVGSNTVHLLVVDAHHGARPQPAYSYKTELRLAELLDDHGRLGEKSMRRLEQAVAEAMRVAEDKGVEELLAFATSAIREAVNGEEVIERVRRDTGVELAVLPGGDEARLTFLAVRRWFGWSSGRLLVLDIGGGSLEMACGIDEEPDVAISLPLGAGRLTRSWFTADPPPQREIRALRKYVRTEIAKSVGELTRFGPPNHAVATSKTFKQLARICGAAPSSEGPYVRRVLSHEKLLEWLPKLAAMTSAERAELPGVSPGRAPQLLAGAVVADAAMDLLEVRELEICPWALREGIILRRLDWMDGRNLRKIGEYHRNVDRRAV is encoded by the coding sequence ATGCGACTTGGTGTCCTGGACGTGGGCTCCAACACCGTCCACCTGCTCGTCGTGGACGCCCACCACGGTGCGCGGCCACAGCCGGCGTACTCGTACAAGACCGAGCTCCGCCTGGCTGAGCTGCTGGACGACCACGGCAGGCTCGGCGAGAAGAGCATGCGACGCCTGGAGCAGGCGGTCGCCGAGGCCATGCGAGTCGCCGAGGACAAGGGCGTGGAGGAGCTCCTCGCCTTCGCCACCTCGGCGATACGCGAGGCGGTCAACGGCGAGGAGGTCATCGAGCGGGTGCGCCGCGACACCGGCGTGGAGCTGGCGGTGTTGCCCGGCGGGGACGAGGCGCGGCTGACGTTCCTGGCGGTGCGGCGCTGGTTCGGCTGGTCGTCCGGACGGCTGCTGGTACTGGACATCGGCGGCGGGTCGCTGGAGATGGCCTGCGGCATCGACGAGGAGCCGGACGTGGCGATCTCGCTGCCGCTCGGCGCCGGCCGGCTCACCCGTAGCTGGTTCACCGCCGACCCGCCGCCGCAGCGCGAGATCCGGGCGTTGCGCAAGTACGTGCGCACCGAGATCGCCAAGTCGGTGGGCGAGCTGACCCGGTTCGGGCCGCCGAACCACGCGGTCGCCACCTCCAAGACGTTCAAGCAGTTGGCCCGGATCTGTGGCGCGGCCCCGTCGAGCGAGGGCCCGTACGTGCGGCGGGTGCTGTCGCACGAGAAGCTGCTCGAATGGCTGCCGAAGCTGGCGGCGATGACCAGCGCGGAGCGGGCCGAGCTGCCCGGTGTCTCGCCCGGCCGGGCCCCGCAGTTGCTCGCCGGGGCCGTCGTCGCGGACGCGGCCATGGATCTGCTGGAGGTCCGCGAGCTGGAGATCTGTCCGTGGGCGCTGCGGGAGGGCATAATCCTGCGCCGTCTGGACTGGATGGACGGGCGGAATCTGCGCAAGATTGGTGAGTACCACAGGAATGTGGACAGGCGTGCCGTGTAA
- a CDS encoding sugar phosphate isomerase/epimerase family protein has protein sequence MTVVDHQAHAVREPDAILRVPTAQIALSTASVYPESTASAFEIASRLGYDGIEVMVWTDRVSQDTTALRYLSDHYGIPILAIHAPCLLITQRVWGSDPWAKLRRAQRMAEAVGASTVVVHPPFRWQREYARGFVEGLQRMREETDVKFAVENMFPWRARGREMEAYAPGWNVLDEDYDHYTLDLSHTATARNDALAVAKAMGERLAHVHLADGTGSSKDEHLVPGRGTQPCAELLELLARQEYSGSIVLEVNTRRVSREQREADLAEALAFTRLNLAAAMEVPERR, from the coding sequence ATGACCGTTGTCGACCACCAGGCACACGCCGTGCGGGAGCCGGACGCCATCCTTCGCGTGCCCACGGCGCAGATCGCTCTGTCCACAGCGTCGGTCTACCCGGAGTCGACCGCGAGCGCCTTCGAGATCGCGTCCCGCCTGGGGTACGACGGCATCGAGGTCATGGTCTGGACGGACCGGGTCAGCCAGGACACCACGGCGTTGCGGTACCTGTCCGACCACTACGGCATCCCGATCCTCGCGATCCACGCGCCGTGCCTGCTCATCACACAGCGGGTGTGGGGCAGTGACCCCTGGGCGAAGCTCAGGCGTGCCCAGCGGATGGCGGAGGCGGTCGGCGCCTCCACCGTGGTGGTGCATCCGCCGTTCCGCTGGCAGCGGGAGTACGCGCGCGGGTTCGTCGAGGGGCTGCAGCGCATGCGCGAGGAGACCGACGTCAAGTTCGCGGTGGAGAACATGTTCCCGTGGCGGGCCCGCGGCCGGGAGATGGAGGCGTACGCGCCCGGCTGGAACGTGCTCGACGAGGACTACGACCACTACACGCTGGATCTCTCGCACACCGCGACCGCCCGCAACGACGCCCTTGCCGTGGCCAAGGCCATGGGGGAGCGGCTGGCCCACGTGCACCTCGCCGACGGCACCGGGTCCAGCAAGGACGAGCACCTGGTGCCCGGACGCGGCACCCAGCCGTGCGCGGAGCTGCTGGAACTGCTGGCGCGTCAGGAGTACTCGGGCTCGATCGTGCTCGAGGTGAACACGCGCCGGGTGAGCCGGGAGCAGCGCGAGGCCGACCTGGCCGAGGCGCTGGCCTTCACCCGGCTCAACCTGGCCGCCGCGATGGAGGTCCCCGAGCGCCGGTGA
- a CDS encoding TetR/AcrR family transcriptional regulator, which produces MVNRQVTSRRGPGRRPGSEDTRGQILAAALSEFAAHGYEKTSIRGIARLAGVDPALVYHYFGSKERVFVEALQFPFNPAEIVPKLVAGGVEGLGERIARLFFSVWEDPAGRERGLAVIRSVHTSEQGARMLRGFLIQELFRRVAANLDLPQPELRATLIGSQLVGLISIRYVLKVEPLASMPPEQLIPVIAPTLQRYLTDPGIAPAT; this is translated from the coding sequence ATGGTGAACAGGCAGGTCACCTCGCGACGCGGCCCCGGACGCCGACCCGGCTCAGAAGACACCCGCGGCCAGATCCTGGCCGCCGCGTTGTCGGAGTTCGCCGCGCACGGGTACGAGAAGACTTCCATCCGGGGCATCGCCCGGCTGGCCGGCGTGGACCCAGCGCTGGTGTACCACTACTTCGGGTCGAAGGAGCGGGTTTTCGTCGAGGCGCTGCAGTTCCCGTTCAACCCCGCCGAGATCGTGCCGAAGCTCGTCGCGGGCGGGGTCGAGGGACTGGGCGAGCGCATCGCGCGGCTGTTCTTCAGCGTGTGGGAGGACCCGGCCGGGCGGGAGCGGGGGCTCGCGGTCATCCGGTCCGTGCACACCAGCGAGCAGGGCGCCCGGATGCTGCGCGGCTTCCTCATCCAGGAGCTGTTCCGGCGGGTCGCGGCCAACCTGGACCTGCCACAGCCCGAGCTGCGCGCCACCCTGATCGGTTCGCAGCTGGTCGGGCTCATCTCGATCCGGTACGTGCTCAAGGTCGAGCCGCTGGCGTCCATGCCGCCCGAGCAGTTGATCCCGGTGATCGCGCCGACGCTGCAGCGGTACCTCACCGATCCGGGCATCGCCCCCGCGACCTGA